The Microbacter sp. GSS18 genome has a segment encoding these proteins:
- a CDS encoding IclR family transcriptional regulator, whose protein sequence is MDKPNRYRIEALAKGLDVLRLFDESTTTLKLREICDRTGIPMPTAFRVVATLEEEGFVERLPDGAVRPGLAVLTLGSAALRGASIVQISERPLRQLAEVTGETVNLGVLRGADVLYLARIRNADLVTANIQVGSTLPAPLTSMGKLLLAYLDEDEVRDALAGFDFGRAAGPHAARSIDELLPRLAETKAQGFAVQDEEVAVGLRSIAVPIFGRDPRPAAAINIAVATSRHSVEDLRGPLRERLSATADEISVRLRAA, encoded by the coding sequence GTGGACAAACCCAACCGATACCGCATCGAGGCGCTCGCGAAGGGCCTCGACGTTCTTCGGCTGTTCGACGAGTCGACCACGACGCTCAAGCTCCGCGAGATCTGCGACCGCACCGGGATCCCGATGCCGACCGCGTTCCGCGTCGTCGCGACGCTCGAGGAGGAGGGGTTCGTCGAGCGCCTGCCCGACGGCGCCGTCCGGCCGGGCCTCGCCGTGCTCACGCTGGGCTCGGCGGCGCTGCGCGGTGCGAGCATCGTCCAGATCAGCGAACGGCCGCTGCGGCAGCTCGCCGAAGTGACCGGCGAGACGGTGAACCTCGGGGTGCTCCGCGGAGCGGACGTGCTCTACCTCGCCCGCATCCGCAATGCCGACCTCGTGACGGCCAACATCCAGGTGGGATCGACGCTCCCGGCCCCGCTGACGTCGATGGGCAAGCTGCTGCTCGCCTACCTCGACGAGGACGAGGTGCGAGACGCTCTCGCGGGCTTCGACTTCGGGCGCGCCGCCGGGCCCCACGCCGCTCGTTCCATCGACGAGCTGCTGCCGCGACTCGCCGAGACGAAGGCACAGGGCTTCGCCGTGCAGGACGAAGAGGTCGCGGTCGGCCTGCGCTCGATCGCCGTGCCGATCTTCGGACGCGACCCGCGCCCGGCGGCCGCGATCAACATCGCCGTGGCGACCAGCCGCCACAGCGTCGAGGATCTGCGCGGCCCCCTGCGTGAGCGGCTGAGCGCGACCGCGGACGAGATCTCGGTGCGGCTTCGCGCGGCCTGA
- a CDS encoding arylsulfatase encodes MIDDDSTPDLRHTDGASPRGYDGFGGVVAPRSSQSTPWWPAPKRPPEKAPNVIVILIDDMGFSDVSPFGSEIDTPAIQALADDGYRLTNFHVAPVCSPTRAALMTGCNPHRAGVGSVANMNPGYPGIRGGLPTDMPTLAETFRDNGYATLMVGKWHLTPETSMHDGADQSTWPIQRGFDRYFGSLEGFTTMYHPHRILRDNSPITEEFADDDYLTDRLTSEAIDMIDGVRTGGPDKPFFLYFAHNAVHGPVQATPADTAPHRGRYDAGWDALRAQRFARQQELGLFPDETELSPSGPQNTQGVPPWESLDEETRALYARHMEVYAGSVSGIDRSVERLVTHLKEIGEYDNTIIVFASDNGGTAEGGVTGTRSYFSQFTFASGLPDDWVRDVPRPLDEIGGPRVHGHYPAGWAHVSNTPFRLYKGSVHEGGIRSPLIVSWPAGLPRTDPDAGIRRDFAFVADLAPTLEELTGVRRPETLRGAPTVAPDGASFADALRGASDADRGSDGQHVTFMGQRSYFEGRFKIVGMGWEKGGDGPAFWKLYDITADPTEVDDIAGDHPEVVADLAEKWRRAAWHNTVFPLPDDPTMLVKVPSTDLELEQPVRLRPGAPGLERVRSYKLIAMRSFTVTARFDGPVGDGVIVSHGDQGGGYILFAEAGALHFSYNAYGDMHREDIAVGDAVSTVTLSFEAREEFTWDIAVDVDGTRTVLAERVPMLMGMAPFTGISVGYDGGGPVDWDLHERHGWFRYHGGLRDVAYAPGAKAPYNDEIVVAIDEISARLID; translated from the coding sequence ATGATCGACGACGACAGCACGCCCGACCTCCGGCACACCGACGGCGCGAGCCCGCGCGGCTACGACGGCTTCGGAGGCGTCGTCGCGCCGAGATCGTCGCAGTCGACGCCGTGGTGGCCGGCCCCGAAGCGACCGCCCGAGAAGGCCCCCAACGTCATCGTGATCCTGATCGACGACATGGGCTTCAGCGATGTCTCGCCGTTCGGCAGCGAGATCGACACCCCGGCGATCCAGGCGCTCGCCGACGACGGCTACCGCCTGACCAACTTCCACGTCGCGCCCGTGTGCTCGCCGACCCGTGCGGCCCTGATGACCGGCTGCAACCCGCACCGCGCCGGCGTCGGATCGGTCGCGAACATGAACCCCGGGTATCCCGGCATCCGCGGCGGACTCCCGACCGACATGCCCACCCTCGCAGAGACGTTCCGCGACAACGGCTACGCGACCCTCATGGTCGGCAAGTGGCACCTCACGCCCGAGACGAGCATGCACGACGGCGCCGACCAGTCCACGTGGCCGATCCAGCGCGGATTCGACCGGTACTTCGGGTCGCTCGAGGGCTTCACGACGATGTACCACCCGCATCGCATTCTGCGCGACAACTCCCCCATTACGGAGGAGTTCGCCGACGACGACTACCTCACCGACCGCCTCACCTCCGAGGCGATCGACATGATCGACGGCGTGCGCACCGGCGGCCCCGACAAGCCCTTCTTCCTCTACTTCGCCCACAACGCCGTGCACGGCCCGGTGCAGGCGACACCCGCGGACACCGCTCCGCACCGCGGCCGGTACGACGCGGGGTGGGACGCGCTGCGCGCACAGCGCTTCGCCCGGCAGCAGGAGCTCGGCCTCTTCCCCGACGAGACGGAGCTGTCGCCGTCGGGTCCGCAGAACACGCAGGGCGTGCCGCCATGGGAGTCGCTCGACGAGGAGACCCGCGCGCTCTACGCCCGCCACATGGAGGTCTACGCCGGCTCGGTGTCGGGCATCGACCGCAGCGTCGAGCGTCTCGTGACGCACCTGAAGGAGATCGGCGAGTACGACAACACCATCATCGTGTTCGCCAGCGACAACGGCGGCACCGCCGAGGGCGGCGTCACCGGCACGCGCAGCTACTTCAGTCAGTTCACCTTCGCGTCGGGTCTTCCCGACGACTGGGTGCGCGATGTGCCGCGGCCCCTCGACGAGATCGGCGGGCCCCGCGTTCACGGCCACTACCCGGCCGGCTGGGCGCACGTGTCGAACACTCCGTTCCGCCTCTACAAGGGGTCGGTGCACGAGGGCGGCATCCGCAGCCCGCTCATCGTGAGCTGGCCGGCGGGACTCCCTCGCACCGACCCGGATGCCGGCATCCGGCGCGACTTCGCGTTCGTCGCCGACCTGGCGCCGACGCTCGAGGAGCTCACCGGCGTCAGGCGGCCCGAGACGCTGCGCGGCGCGCCCACCGTCGCCCCGGACGGCGCGAGCTTCGCCGACGCGCTGCGCGGCGCATCCGACGCAGACCGCGGCAGCGATGGGCAGCACGTCACCTTCATGGGCCAGCGTTCCTACTTCGAGGGCCGATTCAAGATCGTGGGCATGGGCTGGGAGAAGGGCGGCGACGGGCCCGCGTTCTGGAAGCTGTACGACATCACCGCCGACCCCACTGAAGTCGACGACATCGCCGGCGATCACCCCGAGGTCGTCGCCGATCTCGCCGAGAAGTGGCGGCGTGCCGCCTGGCACAACACCGTCTTCCCGCTGCCCGACGACCCCACGATGCTGGTGAAGGTCCCGTCGACCGACCTGGAGCTCGAGCAGCCCGTCCGGCTTCGCCCGGGCGCCCCCGGACTGGAGCGCGTGCGGTCGTACAAGCTCATCGCGATGCGCTCGTTCACGGTCACGGCGCGGTTCGACGGCCCCGTCGGCGACGGCGTGATCGTCTCGCACGGCGACCAGGGCGGCGGGTACATCCTGTTCGCCGAAGCGGGCGCGCTGCACTTCTCGTACAACGCCTACGGCGATATGCACCGCGAGGACATCGCCGTCGGGGATGCTGTCTCGACCGTCACGCTGTCGTTCGAGGCCCGCGAGGAGTTCACGTGGGACATCGCGGTGGACGTCGACGGCACCCGGACCGTCCTGGCCGAGCGGGTGCCGATGCTGATGGGAATGGCTCCGTTCACCGGCATC